In Flavobacterium sp. GSB-24, the genomic window TTTGAATTTTACTTAATATAGTTTTGGTACAGTTTTAAGATACATACCATGTTTCAATCCGTTAATGATTTTTGAATCTGTTACGTAAGGAAACTTCGGTTCCAAATCATTAAAAGTTCTTTTAGCAGTTGCTCCCGTAATTTTCGAAATAGCTAAACTAAGTAACGGCTCAGATGTTTCTCCTAAAACGCCATAAGTGCTAACTTGTTCGTTCTGCTCGTATGTTGGCTGTAAACCTTGAGTATAATCTCCAAAATTTGCTGAATTTGTAATCTTTAAAACCAAAGGCTGCATTGCGTATTTATGATTCGGATTTACGTTCTTTTTAGTCAAAGTTTCTGAATCATAAACTGTAAATGAACCTACATTCTTTCCAGTTGTAATTTCTCCAATTTGAACAACATTGATATAAGGTTTTAACCCATTTATCACTAATTCACTTGCAGAAGCTGTACTTTCTGTTGTAATAATATAAACCGTGTTTAAATTTAAACTGTTTAATGATTTTCCATCAATATTATTAACGAATCTTTCATTCAGACTTTCTAAGTCATCACCGCTTAGACCTTCCATTTGTTTAGCATTAAACGTCATTTTTGAAAAAATCTGCCCTGGAAACTGTCCCGTAATCATACTTGCAAGTCTAGTTGAAGATGTAATAGCTCCTCCTCCATTATAACGAAGATCTAAAACTAAATCTGTTACTCCTTGTGCTTTTAATTCGCCAAAAGCTTGATTTAATTTATCATCGTATTCAGAATAAAAACCATTATACATCAAATAACCAATTTTATGACTTCCTGAAGTAATCACTTTATTGATGAAAATTGGATTTTCTTCTAAAACTGTTTTCGTTAAAGCAACCGATTTACCATTCAAAACAAAAGTACTTCCGTTATAATCTGCTAGATTTAAAGTATAGCTATCTTGATTCAATAACAATTGCTGGTAATTAGAAACAGTAAGTTTTGTTCCGTTCACGCTTGTAAACAAATCGCCTCTTTTAATTGCTTTTGTAGAAGCATCAGAATTTGGTATAATATAACGAACATATCCAACAACATCATTTGACCCAGAAGAAATAAGGCTTAGTCTAAAATCGACTCCGTTATTTTTGGTAATACCGCTTAATTCTTGTTCCAAAACAGTATAGTCATCAACAATCCAGCTGAAACGGTCAATAGCCCCTCCGTTCGGGTATTTACTTTCTGGTTTATTCAATAAATCTT contains:
- a CDS encoding S41 family peptidase, which codes for MKTPLKSILFLFLLAFSLQSCEDQDDVAAPADLQVNNFIWRGLNEVYLWQADVPNLADGRNLQPDFDTFLRGYSKPEDLFEDLLNKPESKYPNGGAIDRFSWIVDDYTVLEQELSGITKNNGVDFRLSLISSGSNDVVGYVRYIIPNSDASTKAIKRGDLFTSVNGTKLTVSNYQQLLLNQDSYTLNLADYNGSTFVLNGKSVALTKTVLEENPIFINKVITSGSHKIGYLMYNGFYSEYDDKLNQAFGELKAQGVTDLVLDLRYNGGGAITSSTRLASMITGQFPGQIFSKMTFNAKQMEGLSGDDLESLNERFVNNIDGKSLNSLNLNTVYIITTESTASASELVINGLKPYINVVQIGEITTGKNVGSFTVYDSETLTKKNVNPNHKYAMQPLVLKITNSANFGDYTQGLQPTYEQNEQVSTYGVLGETSEPLLSLAISKITGATAKRTFNDLEPKFPYVTDSKIINGLKHGMYLKTVPKLY